The following coding sequences are from one Solea solea chromosome 11, fSolSol10.1, whole genome shotgun sequence window:
- the iqsec2b gene encoding IQ motif and SEC7 domain-containing protein 1 isoform X5, whose protein sequence is MPYLRSSELYSDNTGSSVPPGARGPQCVASSSSASLAWALRTRHQPASLALRKQEEEENKRCKALSDSYELSTDLQDKKVEMLERKYGGSFVSRRAARIIQTAFRQYRMNKNFERLRSSASESRMTRRIILSNMRLQYSFDERPQQQAQTQTNFTHSVAIGPPHSPDTERPGDYTHLEDSFSKQVKSLADSIDDALTCRAGRNDSQEGSREGGGISEDFGECVWSSSSNPSSQRGLGERTRGAGGGLSMHGDSTATSYSDVTLYMDDGMPSSPLSLDRAPSSTDTEYWGPGGGVGGREDSRDTEGGGSSNSRRSTPCTECRDFRLRGAHLPLLTIEPPSDSSVDMSDRSDRGSLSRQLVYEQEPGVGAGSPQGTLKHSPNTGPRQSSTAAAQGQTRAPSRPIPTHIPHQVAAHHHHHHHPIHHHQYSDTPSSSSSPQQPPTTPLSSSSSTALPPGGLEQPCCSDGDNDSLNSTTNSNETVNCSSGSSSQDSLREPLPPLGKQTYQRESRHSWDSPPFNSDVVQRRQYRIGLNLFNKKPEKGIQYLIERGFVSDTPVGIARFILERKGLSRQMIGEFLGNRQKQFNKDVLDCVVDEMDFSGMDLDDALRKFQAQIKVQGEAQKVERLIEAFSQRYCVCNPTLVRQFQNPDTIFILAFAIILLNTDMYSPNVKAERKMKLDDFIKNLRGVDNGQDIPRDLLVGIYQRIQKWELRTNDDHVSQVQAVERVIVGKKPVLSLPHRRLVCCCQLYEVPDPNRPQRTGVHQREVFLFNDLLVVTKIFQKKKTSVTYSFRQSFPLVEMQVHMFQNSYYPHGIRLTSAVLGGERKVLIVFMAPSQQDRTRFVSDLRESIAEVQEMEKYRVESELEKQKGVMRPSLLTGGVVGGVGVKGDVVNGTLGRTSFDDNCSVGEGLKRTALSSSLRDLSETGKRGRRNSVGSLDSTMEHDDDLSSQGSIISSPQPHQRYPVPGVVPGCYGTEDFRPHRPILSPGMGVGGGPGQQHTTAGTGVGGVSSSVERAGAGSGPGGSSNNNSTSFLGSLFGSKRAKPPGPLIPPGPPYPAPVPPLTTGGPPPHSPSSLCQVEGGPSKIQALHTQFCHVGPVQPPPPYYHHHRYHVHTTVPSPLQGVLPHTIQRGPLPCRPPLGPTHGQHPQLAHLSQLSQHGLTGRYANMVVGCPPPLSPLSQHSPNPQFALYHAQPAHSIRGGGGPGTKPPLTLSHSHPHPHAHSQTHPGHVHTPHPASHSTHQTHFIFGTLPHNLPSATVNAHHASPVGPYLPQYPPLSSIPPPPPHSPLPPPSSPLTPLTPLSPHPPQHPGQPQQGPQVTGAGATGTGGSSKSKPINRISTVV, encoded by the exons ATGCCATACCTGCGCAGCTCCGAACTCTACAGCGACAACACCGGCAGTAGTGTACCCCCTGGGGCCAGAGGCCCCCAATGCGTGGCCAGCTCTAGCTCAGCCAGCTTGGCCTGGGCGCTACGGACGCGGCACCAACCTGCTAGTCTGGCCCTCCGCaagcaagaggaagaagagaacaaGAGATGCAAGGCCCTTTCAGACAGCTATGAACTCTCAACAGATCTGCAGGACAAGAAG GTGGAGATGCTGGAGAGAAAGTACGGTggctcttttgtaagtcgcagAGCTGCGAGGATCATCCAAACTGCCTTCAGACAGTATCGCATGAACAAGAACTTTGAGCGCCTCAGAAGCTCTGCCTCAGAGAGCCGCATGACGCGCCGCATCATCCTGTCCAACATGAGACTGCAGTATTCCTTTGACGAGCGACCTCAGCAGCAGGCCCAGACACAGACCAACTTCACCCACAGCGTGGCCATCGGGCCTCCTCATTCGCCAGACACAGAGCGTCCAGGAGACTACACCCACCTTGAGGACTCCTTCTCCAAACAG GTCAAGTCTTTAGCGGACTCGATAGATGACGCCCTTACCTGCCGTGCAGGTCGCAATGACTCCCAGGAGGGCAGCAGGGAGGGTGGAGGCATAAGTGAAGACTTtggggagtgtgtgtggagTAGTAGCAGCAACCCTTCCTCCCAAAGAGGTCTGGGCGAGAGAACAaggggagctggaggaggactgAGTATGCATGGCGACAGCACAGCCACCTCGTACAGTGATGTCACCCTATACATGGATGATGGGATGCCGTCGTCTCCGCTGTCCCTTGACCGAGCACCCAGCAGCACAGATACAGAGTACTGGGGCCCCGGTGGTGGTGTTGGAGGGCGCGAGGACAGCAGGGACACCGAGGGAGGGGGTAGCAGTAACAGTCGACGCAGCACTCCCTGCACAGAGTGCAGGGACTTTCGTCTGAGGGGCGCACATCTGCCTCTCCTCACGATTGAGCCGCCCAGTGACAGTTCAGTGGATATGAGTGACCGTTCAGACCGTGGTTCTCTGAGTAGACAGCTGGTCTACGAGCAGGAGCCTGGGGTGGGAGCTGGCTCCCCTCAGGGAACCCTCAAACACTCCCCTAACACAGGCCCCCGCCAGTCCTCCACAGCAGCGGCCCAGGGTCAAACACGGGCCCCCAGCAGACCCATACCAACACATATCCCTCACCAGGTGGCTgctcaccaccatcaccaccaccaccctatCCACCACCATCAGTACTCTGACACACCTTCATCCTCCTCGTCCCCGCAGCAGCCCCCCACCACCCcactctcatcctcctcctctacgGCTCTTCCCCCCGGTGGTCTGGAGCAGCCGTGCTGCTCTGATGGTGATAATGACTCACTCAACTCCACCACCAACTCCAACGAGACAGTCAACTGCAGCTCAGGCTCCTCATCGCAGGACAGCCTGCGGGAGCCTTTGCCACCTTTGGGCAAGCAGACCTACCAGAGAGAGAGCCGCCACAGCTGGGACTCTCCGCCCTTCAACAGTGATGTGGTGCAGAGGCGCCAGTACCGCATAGGTCTTAACCTCTTCAACAA GAAGCCGGAGAAAGGGATCCAGTATCTGATTGAAAGAGGGTTTGTCTCTGACACTCCCGTCGGGATTGCTCGCTTCATCCTTGAGAGGAAGGGCCTCAGCAGGCAGATGATTGGAGAGTTCCTGGGAAACCGCCAGAAACAATTCAACAAAGATGTTTTAGA CTGTGTGGTGGATGAGATGGACTTCTCAGGAATGGACCTGGATGACGCGCTAAGAAAGTTCCAGGCTCAGATTAAAGTCCAGGGAGAAGCCCAAAAAGTGGAGCGGCTCATAGAGGCGTTcag TCAGAGATACTGCGTGTGTAATCCCACCCTGGTGCGGCAGTTCCAGAACCCGGACACCATCTTCATCTTGGCCTTTGCCATAatcctcctcaacacagacatgtACAGTCCCAACGTCAAAGCAGAGAGGAAGATGAAACTGGACGATTTTATCAAGAATCTGAGAG GTGTTGACAACGGTCAAGATATACCCAGGGACCTGCTTGTTGGGATTTATCAGCGGATACAGAAATGGGAACTTCGGACCAATGATGACCATGTGTCCCAGGTGCAAGCGGTGGAGAGGGTCATTGTGGGCAAGAAGCCT GTGCTGTCCCTTCCCCACCGTAGGCTGGTGTGTTGCTGCCAGCTCTATGAGGTGCCCGATCCAAACAGACCTCAGAGAACAGGAGTGCACCAACGAGAGGTTTTCCTCTTTAATGACCTTCTGGTG GTGACAAAAATCTTCCAGAAGAAGAAAACCTCAGTGACTTATAGTTTCAGACAATCATTCCCTTTGGTTGAGATGCAAGTGCACATGTTCCAGAACTCAT ACTATCCTCATGGTATCCGCCTGACCTCAGCAGTTCTGGGTGGGGAGAGGAAGGTTCTTATCGTCTTTATGGCACCCAGTCAGCAAGACCGCACCCGCTTTGTGAGCGACCTCAGGGAGAGTATTGCTGAAGTGCAGGAGATGGAGAAATACAGGGTTGAGT CGGAGTTGGAGAAACAGAAAGGTGTAATGCGGCCCAGTTTGCTGACTGGAGGTGTGGTTGGGGGAGTAGGTGTGAAGGGTGATGTTGTGAATGGCACCCTGGGAAGGACAAGTTTCGATGACAACTGCTCAGTGGGCGAGGGTCTAAAACGCACGGCGCTCAGCTCATCTCTCAGGGACCTATCGGAGACAG GGAAACGTGGTCGCAGGAACAGTGTTGGTTCTCTGGACAGTACCATGGAA CATGATGATGACTTATCCTCCCAGGGCTCCATCATTAGCAGCCCACAGCCTCACCAGCGCTATCCAGTGCCAGGTGTAGTCCCTGGCTGCTACGGCACAGAAGATTTCCGGCCTCACCGCCCCATCCTGAGCCCCGgaatgggggtggggggtgggccGGGGCAACAACACACCACTGCTGGGACAGGAGTTGGGGGAGTCTCCAGCAGTGTAGAGAGAGCAGGAGCGGGGAGCGGTCCTGGGgggagcagcaacaacaacagcacttcCTTCCTGGGTTCCCTATTTGGCAGCAAACGCGCCAAACCGCCAGGGCCCCTTATTCCACCGGGGCCACCCTACCCCGCACCTGTACCCCCACTGACTACGGGAGGGCCCCCTCCTCACTCCCCTTCATCTCTGTGCCAGGTGGAGGGGGGGCCTTCCAAGATCCAGGCCCTGCACACACAATTCTGTCACGTGGGCCCCGTGCAGCCCCCACCACCCTATTACCATCACCATCGCTACCACGTCCACACAACTGTTCCTTCACCTTTGCAAGGTGTGCTCCCTCATACTATACAGAGAGGCCCGCTACCCTGTCGTCCACCGCTTGGCCCAACACACGGCCAGCACCCACAGCTGGCCCATCTCTCCCAGCTCTCCCAGCATGGGCTCACGGGTCGTTACGCCAACATGGTGGTGGgatgtcccccccccctttctcctctctcccaaCACTCCCCGAACCCACAGTTTGCCCTCTACCACGCACAGCCCGCACACTCTATCAGAGGGGGCGGAGGCCCTGGTACCAAACCTCCACTAACCCTGTCTCactcccacccccacccccacgcACACTCCCAAACCCACCCCGGACACGTGCACACACCACACCCAGCCAGCCACTCCACCCATCAAACACACTTCATATTCGGCACTCTGCCCCACAATCTACCATCCGCTACCGTCAATGCGCATCACGCATCGCCCGTCGGCCCGTATCTGCCCCAGTACCCACCTCTCTCTTCcatcccccctcccccaccgCACTCCCCTTTACCCCCCCCTTCGTCCCCCCTTACCCCTCTTACACCTCTCTCCCCTCACCCCCCCCAGCACCCCGGGCAGCCTCAGCAGGGGCCACAGGTGACGGGGGCTGGAGCGACAGGTACAGGGGGCAGCTCCAAATCCAAACCTATCAACCGGATAAGTACCGTGGTATGA